The following nucleotide sequence is from Bacteroidales bacterium.
CAACTTTCCCGTTTATTTGTTCTGGTATCTTCTCATCATTTCTTTTTTCGTTTTTGGGTTTTTTTCAAGATTCATTGACAAAGAAAATAAGTGGCTCATAATCCCGATAATTTCAGTAATAATATATGCTGTTTTATGTTTTTTTGTCTTAAAAAACAAATCAAAACTTATTACAAAACTATCAGAAACAAGCATTACTAAAAAAGTGTTACTTTTACTGGCACCGCTTGTTATTTTATTATTGGAGTTTTCGTTTCAAACCATTATTAACCGAGACTTCTGGAGCAGTTATCAATTTAACTTCTGGGGCATCAAACAGGGAAGTGAGTATTTTTTTTCATTACCTGAGAGGTTTATTCTGGCTCCAATTTCATTATTATATTATGTATTGCGATTTTTTGTCATCACTCCGCAGAACCCTATGGTGCCATACCCCGAACGCACAGCAGATGGGAACTTGCCGTCAGGGCTCATAATAACAGGTATTATTGTTTTTGTTGTAATGCTAATTTTTGTTTTTCTTCTATTCAGATATTATAAAAGAAACAGAACTGTTGCATTCGGAGCTATATGGTTTATTATTTCTATAAGTGTAGTAATGCATATTATACCTATTGAAGGGCGTGTGCTGGCAGCTGACAGGTATGCTTATCCTGCATATATAGGTTTATTTTTAATGATGGCGTGCTTTGCTGATTTCCTGTTACAAAAATTAAATAAGAAACTGATGATTTTTATCTTTTTATCCATCATACTCATTCTTAGTATTACAACATTTATGAATATTGACACATGGAAAAACTCCAAAACATTATGGACAAAAGCACTGGATATTAATCCAAAAAATCATTATGCGATGTACAGTTTAGGCCTTGCATATTTTACAGATGATAAAAAGCCTGAAAAAGCGGTGGAATATCTTGATAAAGCTATTGCTCTTAAAGAAAATTTTCAATATTACAACAATCGTGGGCGTTTTAAATTCGTACTTAATGACATAAAAGGCTCTCTCAAGGATATCAACAAATCCATTGAACTTGACAGCAACAGTTATGCGGCTTATAATAACCGTGGGGCTATACAACAAAAATTCGGAAATTTTAAAGGGGCACTGGATGATTTTAATAAAGCTCTTAAACTGAAACCCAATTTTACCGAAGCATCAAATAATCGTTCAAAGGTGTTGCGTTTATTAGCTCTTGATAGTTTGATTAACAACAATGTTCCAATATCTTCCGAGCAAAAGCCTGAGATTATTGAATTTATTAAAAGAACATCTGATATCTATATTATAAACAAAGATTTTGAAAAGGCTTCACAACTTCTCCAAAAAGGAATTAATATTGACCCATATTACTCTGTTTTCCATGAAATGCTTGCTGTTATGTACCAAGTAAACAATGATTTTGGAAAAGCATTAAATGCATATAATCAGGGACTATTATATATGCCT
It contains:
- a CDS encoding tetratricopeptide repeat protein, with the translated sequence MLLKSFPANKIILIIILLFSTIIYLKTSSLNFVNWDDDENIRTNIRYKEMRFDNVKYHYQNTRYKALAMWSFMVDNHLWGEKIWMYHMHNVILHLINTILVFFCIKKITKRETLALITAVLFSLHPAFVEPVAWVTGRKDLLFVLLTLLSCISYLKYTSKNYNILWFVAATIFIYLASLAKIQAFTIPLLLLGLDWYCKRKISAELILEKIILFFLISDVWLFFVLLFFLYLFLKLAKPYLLKKIDNFPVYLFWYLLIISFFVFGFFSRFIDKENKWLIIPIISVIIYAVLCFFVLKNKSKLITKLSETSITKKVLLLLAPLVILLLEFSFQTIINRDFWSSYQFNFWGIKQGSEYFFSLPERFILAPISLLYYVLRFFVITPQNPMVPYPERTADGNLPSGLIITGIIVFVVMLIFVFLLFRYYKRNRTVAFGAIWFIISISVVMHIIPIEGRVLAADRYAYPAYIGLFLMMACFADFLLQKLNKKLMIFIFLSIILILSITTFMNIDTWKNSKTLWTKALDINPKNHYAMYSLGLAYFTDDKKPEKAVEYLDKAIALKENFQYYNNRGRFKFVLNDIKGSLKDINKSIELDSNSYAAYNNRGAIQQKFGNFKGALDDFNKALKLKPNFTEASNNRSKVLRLLALDSLINNNVPISSEQKPEIIEFIKRTSDIYIINKDFEKASQLLQKGINIDPYYSVFHEMLAVMYQVNNDFGKALNAYNQGLLYMPSEASLLIGRALLYLEKGDTIKACHDLKFADKRQYPEAASLSKQLCGE